From a single Lagopus muta isolate bLagMut1 chromosome 30, bLagMut1 primary, whole genome shotgun sequence genomic region:
- the LOC125686028 gene encoding zinc finger CCCH domain-containing protein 11A-like, whose amino-acid sequence MSQQGHRRGCHSCFARGKKQRRAVPHAREQQPAGCPSASWALQRAEGRDGDGASLAPCKRMEPARPWNGAGHGGKRKASPGADDNRLAGRQGRSKESGTAPKRGRGAEPNGEISMKTPLQAGGLPEAAGPSRGGTAAPALANCSLSKIMVARKRKAVEEGEQKAELGPANKQVKVEHNGEKAQSPHQSRGAVPAPSAQPGPAPVPTERFRTSKRRERRRRQKERRAEMKKAALRAAAAHAEFSTINSLVEMMEKLQLKD is encoded by the exons ATGTCCCAGCAGGGACACAGACGCGGTTGCCATTCCTGCTTTGCGCGTGGAAAG aagcaGCGCCGTGCTGTTCCCCATGctagggagcagcagccagcaggctgccccaGTGCCAGCTGGGCCTTGCAGCGCGCAGAGGGACGCGATGGGGATGGAGCATCCTTAGCACCATGCAAAA GGATGGAGCCTGCGCGTCCATGGAATGGTGCTGGGCATGGGGGGAAACGGAAAGCCTCCCCAG gAGCTGATGACAACAGGCTTGCAGGGAGGCAGGGGAGGAGCAAGGAGAGTGGCACAGCACCCAAGAGAG GGAGAGGTGCTGAGCCAAATGGCGAAATCTCCATGAAAActcctctccaggctggagggcttcctgaagcagcaggtcccagcagagggggaacagctgctcctgcacttgCCAACTGCTCCCTCTCCAAGATCATGGTCGCAAGAAAGCGCAAGGCAGTGGAAGAGggggagcagaaggcagagctgggtcCTGCCAACAAACAAGTGAAAGTGGAGCACAATGGGGAGAAGGCTCAGAGCCCTCATCAGAGCAGAGGTGCTGtgccagctccatcagcacagcctgggcctgCCCCAGTGCCGACCGAGCGGTTCCGGACCTCAAAGCGAAGAG AAAGACGACGACgacagaaagagaggagagcagaaatgaagaaggctgctctcagagctgctgctgcacatgcaGAG ttctccaCCATAAACAGCCTTGTGGAGAtgatggagaagctgcagctgaaggactgA